A portion of the Mesobacillus jeotgali genome contains these proteins:
- a CDS encoding S1C family serine protease, with protein MGYYDQDYQGRYKPQNGRKGGFFWASLAGAIIGALLVIFSIPLLSNLDILPYKIEPNNQAAVIDEEQSEGKEENTAKKNVSVDVYTQITEAVDKAGDAVVGITNIQESTSFWGQTQESGGTGSGVVYKKAGDKAYIVTNHHVVAEASELEVSLSDGTKIPAKLLGSDIWTDLAVLEVPAEKIKVVAEFGNSEKLKPGEPVIAIGNPLGLTFSGSVTQGIISGLERAIPVDVNQDGTPDWQAEVLQTDAAINPGNSGGALINIEGQVIGINSMKIAQSAVEGIGLSIPINYAAPIIEDLEKTGEVKRPFMGVELASVNEISSYHQQNTLKLPKEINYGVAIRGVQPNSPADQAGMKEYDVIVEMDGEEIRDVVDLRKHLYNKKKVGDDLQVKYYRNGKLEETTMKLGGETL; from the coding sequence TTGGGTTATTACGATCAGGATTATCAAGGCCGGTACAAACCGCAAAATGGCAGGAAAGGCGGTTTTTTCTGGGCCAGCCTGGCAGGCGCCATTATTGGGGCATTATTGGTGATTTTTTCGATTCCCCTGCTATCAAATTTAGATATTCTGCCATATAAAATTGAACCGAATAATCAGGCAGCTGTAATCGATGAGGAGCAATCAGAAGGGAAAGAAGAAAATACTGCTAAAAAAAATGTCTCTGTTGATGTTTATACTCAAATTACCGAAGCTGTCGACAAGGCTGGAGATGCGGTTGTTGGAATCACGAATATCCAGGAAAGTACAAGCTTCTGGGGACAAACACAGGAGTCAGGCGGAACAGGCTCTGGAGTGGTTTATAAAAAGGCAGGAGACAAAGCCTATATTGTCACGAACCACCATGTTGTAGCAGAAGCTTCTGAGCTAGAGGTCAGCCTCAGCGACGGGACAAAAATCCCAGCTAAACTGCTAGGAAGCGATATTTGGACCGATCTTGCGGTGCTGGAAGTGCCTGCTGAGAAAATTAAGGTCGTCGCTGAATTTGGGAATTCTGAAAAGCTAAAGCCTGGTGAACCAGTCATCGCAATCGGAAATCCACTTGGACTTACTTTTTCAGGATCCGTTACGCAAGGAATTATCTCCGGGTTGGAACGTGCTATCCCGGTTGATGTTAACCAGGACGGTACCCCCGACTGGCAGGCAGAAGTCCTTCAGACAGATGCAGCAATCAATCCAGGAAATAGTGGTGGAGCTCTAATCAATATCGAAGGACAGGTTATCGGCATCAATTCGATGAAAATTGCCCAGAGTGCTGTAGAAGGAATTGGTTTATCTATCCCAATCAATTATGCAGCCCCAATTATTGAAGACCTGGAGAAGACAGGTGAAGTAAAAAGACCATTCATGGGAGTCGAACTGGCTTCTGTAAATGAGATTTCCTCCTATCACCAGCAGAATACTCTGAAGCTTCCTAAGGAAATCAATTATGGAGTTGCCATAAGAGGAGTCCAGCCGAATTCACCGGCAGACCAGGCAGGAATGAAGGAATATGACGTCATTGTCGAAATGGATGGTGAAGAGATCCGTGATGTCGTCGATTTACGCAAGCACCTTTACAATAAAAAGAAGGTCGGCGATGATTTGCAGGTCAAATATTACCGGAATGGCAAGCTGGAAGAAACGACAATGAAGTTAGGCGGAGAAACATTATAA
- a CDS encoding CxxH/CxxC protein, which produces MKYCCAEHVELALDEAVDEYEMAPQLTKLESVDKSEFVCGYCGQPAVYIVANE; this is translated from the coding sequence ATGAAGTATTGCTGCGCTGAGCATGTAGAACTGGCATTGGATGAAGCAGTGGATGAGTACGAAATGGCCCCTCAATTAACGAAGTTAGAGTCTGTTGATAAGTCGGAGTTTGTCTGTGGATACTGTGGACAACCTGCTGTATATATTGTGGCGAACGAATGA
- a CDS encoding MBL fold metallo-hydrolase, producing MSLHFSVLASGSTGNAIYVETEGQSFLVDAGLSGKQMEALFKQIGRDMKDLSGILVTHEHSDHIKGIGIVARKYKLPIYANDKTWKAMDGLIGEVPLDQKFSFDMETVKSFGGLDIESFGVSHDAAEPMFYVFHKNGKKLALVTDTGYVSDRMKGIISNADAYVFESNHDVQMLRMGRYPWSVKRRILSDYGHVSNEDAAVAMSEVAGDNTKRIYLAHLSLDNNMKDLARMSVSQTLEENGIIVGEQFDLIDTDPKTPTPLTAI from the coding sequence ATGAGTTTGCATTTTAGTGTTCTCGCCAGCGGGAGTACGGGAAATGCGATCTATGTGGAGACGGAGGGCCAATCCTTTTTAGTGGATGCCGGATTGAGCGGCAAACAAATGGAGGCTTTATTCAAGCAAATCGGCCGCGACATGAAAGACCTCTCTGGAATATTAGTGACACATGAACATAGTGATCATATAAAAGGCATAGGAATCGTTGCCCGTAAGTATAAACTGCCAATCTATGCGAATGATAAGACCTGGAAAGCAATGGATGGGTTAATTGGAGAAGTCCCGCTGGATCAGAAATTTTCCTTTGACATGGAAACTGTCAAATCGTTCGGCGGCCTGGATATAGAATCATTTGGTGTGTCACATGATGCAGCTGAGCCGATGTTTTATGTTTTTCATAAAAACGGAAAGAAATTAGCATTGGTTACAGATACAGGATATGTAAGCGACAGAATGAAGGGAATCATCTCCAATGCTGATGCATATGTGTTTGAGAGCAACCATGATGTCCAGATGCTGAGGATGGGCAGATATCCGTGGAGTGTCAAGCGACGCATTCTTAGTGATTACGGTCATGTTTCCAATGAGGATGCTGCAGTCGCAATGAGCGAAGTGGCAGGGGATAATACAAAACGGATATATCTTGCCCATTTAAGTCTCGACAACAATATGAAGGATCTTGCCAGGATGTCAGTCTCCCAAACATTGGAGGAGAACGGCATCATAGTAGGAGAACAATTTGATCTGATTGACACAGATCCAAAGACTCCGACGCCTCTGACAGCAATATAA
- the rlmH gene encoding 23S rRNA (pseudouridine(1915)-N(3))-methyltransferase RlmH, whose protein sequence is MNISIVTVGKLKEKYLKQGIEEYLKRLGSYAKVEVIEVADEKAPEELSDTEMIQVKQKEGERILSKVNPDTYVIALAINGKLKSSEELADGMDKLATYGKSKIAFIIGGSLGLSDEVLKRADEHLSFSKMTFPHQLMRLILVEQIYRAFRINRGEPYHK, encoded by the coding sequence GTGAATATCTCAATCGTGACGGTTGGCAAATTGAAAGAAAAATACCTTAAACAGGGAATTGAGGAATACTTAAAACGCCTGGGAAGCTATGCGAAAGTAGAAGTGATTGAAGTTGCGGATGAAAAGGCCCCAGAGGAATTAAGTGACACCGAAATGATCCAGGTAAAACAAAAAGAAGGGGAAAGAATACTCTCCAAAGTTAATCCTGATACCTACGTCATCGCCCTGGCCATTAATGGAAAGCTCAAGTCCTCCGAAGAACTCGCAGATGGCATGGACAAACTCGCAACCTATGGGAAAAGTAAAATCGCCTTTATTATCGGAGGGTCCCTGGGACTAAGCGATGAAGTTTTGAAAAGAGCAGATGAGCACCTCTCTTTTTCCAAAATGACCTTTCCCCACCAGTTGATGCGGCTGATTTTAGTAGAGCAAATTTATCGGGCTTTTAGGATTAATCGTGGTGAACCGTACCATAAATAA